The Rhododendron vialii isolate Sample 1 chromosome 8a, ASM3025357v1 genome has a window encoding:
- the LOC131336021 gene encoding beta-galactosidase, which translates to MAMDLKLVVMLLLVALFGSWVSCCNASVSYDNKAIKINGQRKILISGSIHYPRSTPEMWPDLIRKAKEGGLDVIQTYVFWNGHEPKAGKYYFEERYDLVKFIKLVQQAGLYVHLRIGPYACAEWNFGGFPVWLKYVPGISFRTDNGPFKAAMQKFTTKIVNIMKAERLYESHGGPIILSQIENEYGPMEYELGAPAKAYTKWAAQMAVGLGTGVPWIMCKQDDAPDPVINTCNGFYCDYFSPNKAYKPKMWTEAWTGWFTEFGGPVPYRPAEDLAFSVARFIQTGGSFINYYMYHGGTNFGRTSGGPFIATSYDYDAPLDEYGLLRQPKWGHLKDLHRAIKLCEPALVSGEPNKITLGNYQEAHVFKSNGACAAFLANYDTKSFAKVSLGNMHYNLPPWSISILPDCKNTVYNTARVGAQSAQMKMTPVVYDNGFSWQSFNEEPAASYEDNSFTVVGLLEQLNTTWDASDYLWYMTDVKIDSYEGFLDTGKYPVLTVLSAGHALHVFVNGILSGTAYGSLEDPRLTFSNGVNLRAGVNRIALLSISVGLPNIGPHFETWNAGVLGPVSLNGLNEGRRDLSWQKWTYKIGLRGEALSLDSLSGTTSVEWVESSLVTQQQPLTWYKTAFNMPTGDEPLALDMNTMGKGQVWINGQSIGRYWPGYKASGTCPACNYAGWFNEKKCLSKCGEASQRWYHVPRSWLYPTGNLLVVFEELGGNPYGISLVKREIDSVCADIFEWQPTLTNWQLQASGKVKKPLHPKAHLRCAPGQKITSIKFASFGTPQGVCGSFREGSCHAHHSYDAFEKYCIGQESCSVPVAPEAFGGDPCPNVMKKVSVEAICS; encoded by the exons ATGGCCATGGATTTGAAGCTTGTAGTAATGCTGCTGTTGGTGGCACTGTTTGGTTCATGGGTTTCTTGTTGTAATGCCTCTGTTTCATACGACAATAAGGCTATAAAAATAAATGGCCAGAGGAAGATCCTCATTTCTGGATCCATTCACTACCCACGCAGCACTCCTgag ATGTGGCCAGATCTTATCCGCAAGGCAAAAGAAGGAGGATTGGATGTAATCCAGACCTATGTTTTCTGGAATGGGCATGAACCCAAAGCTGGCAAA TATTATTTTGAGGAGAGGTATGATCTGGTCAAATTCATCAAGCTGGTGCAACAAGCAGGCCTTTATGTTCATCTCAGGATTGGCCCTTATGCTTGTGCAGAATGGAACTTTGG GGGTTTTCCTGTTTGGCTCAAGTATGTACCGGGTATCAGTTTCAGAACAGATAATGGGCCTTTCAAG GCTGCAATGCAAAAATTTACGACGAAGATTGTCAACATTATGAAAGCAGAAAGGTTATATGAATCTCATGGGGGTCCAATAATTTTATCACAG ATTGAGAATGAATATGGACCCATGGAGTATGAACTCGGTGCGCCTGCTAAAGCATATACCAAATGGGCAGCTCAAATGGCTGTGGGTCTCGGCACCGGAGTCCCGTGGATCATGTGCAAGCAAGATGATGCCCCTGATCCCGTT ATTAACACTTGCAATGGTTTTTATTGTGATTACTTCTCGCCGAATAAAGCTTACAAACCGAAGATGTGGACTGAAGCCTGGACCGGATG GTTCACTGAGTTTGGAGGTCCAGTTCCTTATCGTCCTGCAGAAGATTTGGCATTTTCAGTTGCAAGATTTATACAAACGGGGGGATCTTTCATTAACTACTACATG TATCACGGAGGAACAAATTTCGGCAGGACTTCTGGTGGTCCTTTTATAGCAACTAGTTATGATTATGATGCTCCTCTCGATGAATACG GATTATTAAGGCAGCCTAAATGGGGACATTTGAAAGATCTGCATAGAGCAATAAAGTTGTGTGAACCAGCTTTAGTATCTGGAGAGCCCAATAAGATTACTCTTGGGAACTATCAGGAG GCTCATGTATTCAAGTCAAATGGAGCTTGTGCTGCATTCCTTGCGAACTACGACACAAAATCCTTTGCCAAAGTTTCATTGGGGAATATGCATTACAATCTTCCACCTTGGTCCATCAGCATTCTTCCCGACTGCAAGAACACTGTTTATAACACAGCAAGG GTGGGGGCTCAAAGTGCACAAATGAAGATGACACCTGTTGTTTATGATAATGGATTCTCTTGGCAATCATTCAACGAAGAGCCAGCAGCATCTTACGAGGATAATTCATTTACGGTGGTTGGGTTGTTGGAGCAGTTAAACACCACCTGGGATGCTTCcgattacttgtggtatatgaCAGA TGTCAAGATCGATTCATATGAAGGATTTTTGGATACTGGCAAGTATCCTGTTCTTACAGTTTTATCTGCTGGTCATGCTTTGCATGTTTTCGTCAACGGTATATTATCAG GAACTGCATATGGAAGTTTAGAAGACCCAAGGTTAACATTTAGTAATGGTGTGAATTTGAGAGCTGGAGTGAACAGGATAGCACTGCTAAGCATCTCTGTTGGTCTCCCG AACATTGGCCCACATTTCGAGACATGGAATGCCGGCGTTCTTGGCCCAGTTTCACTGAATGGTCTTAATGAGGGTAGGAGGGACCTATCGTGGCAAAAATGGACTTACAAG ATTGGCCTCAGAGGAGAAGCATTGAGTCTTGATTCGCTCAGTGGAACTACCTCGGTAGAGTGGGTCGAGAGTTCGTTGGTGACTCAACAGCAGCCTTTGACATGGTACAAG ACTGCTTTCAACATGCCAACTGGAGATGAACCTTTGGCTCTGGATATGAATACCATGGGTAAAGGTCAAGTATGGATAAATGGGCAAAGCATTGGACGCTATTGGCCTGGATACAAAGCATCTGGTACTTGTCCTGCCTGTAACTATGCCGGTTGGTTCAATGAGAAGAAGTGCCTTAGTAAATGTGGGGAGGCTTCCCAAAGATG GTATCATGTTCCTCGTTCGTGGCTTTATCCGACAGGGAATTTGTTGGTTGTGTTTGAAGAGTTGGGGGGAAACCCCTATGGCATATCTTTGGTGAAGAGGGAAATAGATAGTGTATGTGCAGATATTTTTGAGTGGCAGCCAACTCTTACAAATTGGCAATTGCAAGCCTCTGGTAAAGTTAAAAAACCCCTACATCCTAAAGCACACCTTCGGTGTGCTCCTGGTCAAAAGATCACATCGATTAAATTTGCAAGCTTTGGAACGCCACAAGGGGTTTGCGGAAGCTTCCGTGAGGGGAGTTGTCATGCCCATCATTCTTATGACGCTTTTGAAAAG TACTGCATTGGGCAGGAATCGTGCTCGGTGCCTGTGGCACCTGAGGCATTTGGAGGAGATCCGTGTCCAAATGTTATGAAGAAAGTTTCCGTGGAAGCCATTTGCAGCTGA